From one Caldithrix abyssi DSM 13497 genomic stretch:
- a CDS encoding Glu/Leu/Phe/Val family dehydrogenase: MAEKSFNAFEMAQKQFDKVADMIGLDEGTRELLRNPLREYHFSIPVRMDDGSVKVFRGFRVQHNDARGPAKGGIRFHPQETVDTVRALAMWMTWKTAVADLPLGGGKGGVICDPHNLSPREQEQISRGWVRQVFKNVGPTADVPAPDVMTNAQHMLWMLDEFEALTGGRYPGFITGKPVGMGGSLGRTEATGYGLIFTVREAMKHLNMKIEESVASVQGFGNVAQYAIEKYTQLGGKVICVSSWDQNDQTSYAFRKMEGIDLQELLGITDRFGGIDKDKARELGYEVLPGDQWLDQDVDVLLPCALENQITADNVERISKRVKLIAEGANGPTTPEADAVLEKRGVFVVPDFLANAGGVTCSYFEQVQSNMNFYWPKEEVLERLDDKMTSAFWSVANLADKRKLYMRDAAYIIAIERVAQACKDRGWV, encoded by the coding sequence ATGGCTGAAAAATCATTCAATGCATTTGAAATGGCTCAAAAACAATTTGATAAAGTTGCCGATATGATAGGCCTTGATGAAGGCACTCGAGAACTTTTGAGGAATCCGCTACGCGAATACCATTTTAGTATTCCCGTGCGCATGGACGATGGAAGCGTTAAGGTCTTTCGAGGATTCCGCGTTCAGCACAATGATGCGCGCGGCCCGGCTAAAGGCGGCATTCGCTTTCATCCGCAGGAAACGGTGGACACCGTACGCGCGCTGGCCATGTGGATGACCTGGAAAACCGCGGTAGCCGATCTGCCTCTGGGCGGCGGCAAGGGCGGCGTCATTTGCGATCCGCATAATCTAAGTCCCCGAGAACAGGAACAGATTAGCCGCGGCTGGGTGCGTCAGGTGTTTAAAAATGTCGGGCCAACGGCCGATGTGCCTGCCCCCGATGTGATGACTAATGCTCAGCACATGTTATGGATGCTGGATGAATTCGAAGCGCTGACCGGCGGACGTTACCCGGGTTTTATCACCGGTAAACCGGTAGGCATGGGCGGTTCGCTTGGCCGCACAGAAGCGACCGGCTACGGACTGATTTTTACCGTGCGCGAGGCCATGAAGCATCTGAATATGAAAATTGAAGAAAGCGTGGCCAGCGTTCAGGGCTTTGGTAATGTGGCGCAATATGCTATTGAAAAATATACGCAACTGGGCGGTAAAGTGATTTGCGTTTCTTCCTGGGATCAAAACGATCAAACTTCTTACGCCTTCCGTAAAATGGAGGGAATCGACCTGCAAGAGTTGCTCGGCATTACCGATCGCTTTGGCGGAATTGACAAGGACAAAGCCCGCGAATTGGGTTATGAGGTTTTGCCGGGCGACCAGTGGTTGGATCAGGATGTAGATGTATTGCTGCCCTGCGCGCTTGAAAACCAGATTACAGCAGACAATGTGGAGCGCATTAGCAAACGCGTTAAGCTGATTGCAGAAGGCGCCAACGGGCCTACCACGCCAGAAGCCGACGCTGTTCTGGAAAAACGGGGCGTTTTTGTGGTGCCGGACTTTTTAGCCAACGCTGGCGGGGTTACCTGCAGCTATTTTGAGCAGGTGCAAAGCAACATGAATTTTTACTGGCCCAAAGAAGAAGTGCTGGAACGACTGGATGATAAAATGACCTCCGCTTTCTGGTCGGTCGCTAATCTGGCCGACAAACGCAAATTGTACATGCGTGATGCGGCTTACATTATTGCCATCGAGCGTGTGGCGCAGGCCTGCAAAGATCGCGGTTGGGTCTGA
- a CDS encoding PEP/pyruvate-binding domain-containing protein, translating into MMTRKKQIQSIDKLIDTLEERVKELNVLYEIEEILHHDELTIDDVFKRIVNLLPTAFQFPEICKVKIKYHNKEFKTDDYKESPYGLTADLIFQERPVGWIRVCYIEKKPASDVGPFLLDEKHLLDILAQRLSFHIMYVKLKKIFDKWETTKRRFSGHRSEEWEVILELLKRTDPDLYFRIARKMLNLLVWKGVEEANELLQQFNPYAAFEKESRLLGEVNEPLKKENVADLNKRAVEIFELASRYLTHTEILSKIQQWIQEDKTSFLVRATSDSNSSLTDISEALRRYYQINPEGMALAPSSLIGVRASLIRRFFTDQLEFINIAKHYVRVRDFYELLKRMIFPIGSYGKLGGKSAGMFLAYRILKTVEDPQNLFENIRTPKTWYITSDTMIYFMHYNNLDELLEQKYKPVNEVRKEYPQVVQLFKSSHFPPEIVKGVAMALDDFGEKPLIVRSSSLLEDRLGSAFSGKYKSLFIANQGSKAERLEALLDAIAEVYASTIGPDPIEYRAERGLLDFHEEMGVMIQEVVGKQVGDYFFPAFAGVAFSNNEFRWSPRIRREDGLVRLVPGLGTRAVDRLSDDYPILVAPGQPSLRANVSLDEIVRYSPRKADVINLKTCKFETVDIVKLLKEHGYDYPMVEKIVSVYEHGMIRNVGFNTNLEEVDPVVTFNGLFQNTKFLPQIKQVLKVLQNKLATPVDIEFAHDGERFYLLQCRPQSHSKFSTPAKIPKDLPEEHTIFTANKYITNGIVDNIKFIVFVDPDAYSEITDINEMKAVGRAVGELNKILPKRQFILMGPGRWGSRGDIKLGVSVTYSDINNTAALIEIARRKGNYVPDLSFGTHFFQDLVEANIKYLPLYPDDENVVFKEEFFKNSLNCLYELLPSFTNLDRVLRVIDVSQETNGLRFHILMNGDQEKAVGLIAPPETIRELEGEEESKFFGHSLADHWQWRQQMAERIAEQLDAERFGVKGLYLLGSTKNGTAQAGSDIDLLVHFGGTPEQRKELDLWFEGWSLCLDEMNYMRTGYKAGGLLDVHYIIEEEILDEEDIAEKIRYLGRGGFKKLLLSNEKN; encoded by the coding sequence ATGATGACCAGAAAAAAACAAATCCAATCCATCGATAAATTAATCGACACCCTCGAAGAACGGGTAAAAGAGCTCAACGTTCTTTATGAGATTGAAGAAATTTTGCACCATGATGAACTGACGATCGACGATGTTTTTAAAAGAATCGTTAACTTATTGCCCACCGCCTTCCAGTTCCCGGAAATTTGCAAAGTCAAAATTAAATACCACAACAAAGAGTTTAAGACCGATGATTACAAAGAATCGCCATATGGTCTAACTGCAGATCTTATTTTTCAGGAACGACCGGTTGGCTGGATTCGCGTGTGTTACATCGAAAAGAAGCCGGCCAGCGATGTGGGCCCCTTTCTGCTGGACGAAAAACATCTGCTGGACATTCTGGCTCAACGCCTTTCTTTCCATATTATGTACGTCAAATTAAAAAAGATCTTTGATAAGTGGGAAACTACCAAACGCAGGTTTTCCGGGCACCGCTCTGAGGAATGGGAGGTGATCCTTGAGCTTTTAAAACGTACCGATCCGGACCTTTACTTTCGCATTGCGCGCAAAATGTTGAATTTACTGGTCTGGAAAGGAGTCGAGGAGGCAAACGAGCTATTACAGCAATTTAATCCCTATGCCGCATTTGAAAAAGAGTCAAGACTTTTGGGCGAAGTTAACGAGCCGCTAAAAAAGGAAAATGTAGCCGATCTTAATAAACGTGCGGTCGAAATTTTCGAATTGGCGTCGAGATATTTAACTCATACTGAAATTCTTTCTAAAATTCAACAATGGATCCAGGAAGATAAAACCAGCTTTCTGGTGCGCGCCACTTCCGACAGCAACAGCTCGCTAACCGATATAAGCGAAGCCTTGCGCCGATATTACCAAATCAACCCCGAAGGCATGGCTCTGGCGCCTTCTTCTTTAATTGGGGTGCGCGCTTCCTTGATACGCCGCTTTTTCACCGACCAGCTTGAGTTTATTAACATTGCCAAACACTATGTGCGCGTAAGAGATTTTTATGAATTGTTGAAGCGCATGATCTTTCCCATTGGCAGTTACGGTAAACTGGGCGGCAAGAGCGCCGGGATGTTTCTGGCCTATCGCATTTTAAAAACGGTCGAAGACCCGCAAAATTTGTTTGAAAACATTCGTACGCCTAAAACCTGGTATATTACTTCCGATACCATGATCTATTTTATGCACTACAATAACCTGGATGAGTTGCTGGAGCAAAAATACAAACCGGTTAACGAGGTGCGAAAGGAATATCCCCAGGTGGTCCAGCTTTTTAAAAGCTCTCACTTTCCGCCAGAAATTGTGAAAGGGGTGGCCATGGCTCTGGATGATTTTGGCGAAAAGCCCCTGATTGTACGCAGCTCAAGCTTGTTAGAAGACCGTCTGGGATCGGCTTTTTCCGGAAAATATAAAAGTCTGTTTATCGCCAATCAGGGGAGTAAAGCCGAGCGCCTGGAAGCCCTGCTGGATGCCATTGCCGAGGTGTACGCTTCGACCATTGGGCCGGATCCGATTGAGTATCGCGCGGAGCGCGGCCTGCTCGATTTTCATGAAGAAATGGGCGTGATGATTCAGGAAGTGGTGGGCAAGCAGGTGGGGGATTATTTTTTTCCGGCCTTTGCCGGCGTCGCTTTTAGTAATAATGAATTCCGCTGGTCGCCGCGTATCCGGCGCGAAGACGGACTGGTACGCCTGGTGCCCGGGCTGGGCACGCGCGCCGTCGATCGCCTGAGCGATGATTATCCAATCCTGGTCGCTCCCGGCCAGCCATCTCTACGTGCCAATGTCAGTCTGGATGAAATCGTTCGATATTCTCCGCGCAAAGCGGACGTCATTAATCTTAAAACCTGTAAATTTGAGACTGTGGACATTGTTAAGTTGCTGAAAGAGCATGGCTATGATTATCCCATGGTGGAAAAAATTGTTTCGGTTTATGAACATGGAATGATCCGCAATGTCGGTTTTAACACGAATCTGGAAGAGGTGGACCCGGTTGTCACTTTTAACGGGCTGTTTCAAAACACAAAATTTTTGCCACAAATCAAACAGGTTTTAAAGGTATTGCAAAATAAACTGGCCACGCCGGTGGACATTGAATTCGCCCATGATGGTGAACGATTCTATCTGTTACAATGCCGACCGCAAAGTCATTCAAAATTTTCTACCCCGGCTAAAATCCCTAAAGACTTACCGGAAGAGCACACTATTTTTACCGCCAACAAATATATTACGAACGGCATCGTCGATAACATCAAGTTTATCGTGTTCGTCGATCCGGATGCCTATTCTGAAATTACAGATATTAATGAAATGAAAGCCGTTGGAAGGGCGGTGGGAGAGTTGAATAAAATTCTTCCTAAAAGACAGTTTATTTTAATGGGGCCAGGCCGCTGGGGCAGCCGCGGCGATATTAAACTGGGCGTCAGCGTAACCTATTCGGATATCAATAATACGGCGGCTTTAATAGAAATCGCCAGACGCAAGGGCAATTACGTGCCCGATCTTTCTTTTGGCACGCACTTTTTCCAGGACCTGGTGGAGGCTAATATTAAATATCTGCCGCTCTATCCGGACGATGAAAATGTTGTGTTTAAAGAAGAGTTCTTTAAAAATTCGCTTAACTGTCTTTACGAATTACTGCCTTCTTTTACTAATCTGGACCGCGTACTTCGGGTAATTGATGTGTCTCAGGAGACGAATGGTTTGCGCTTTCATATTTTGATGAATGGCGATCAGGAAAAAGCGGTGGGACTTATTGCGCCGCCAGAGACCATTCGCGAGCTGGAAGGCGAGGAGGAGTCTAAATTTTTCGGGCATTCGCTGGCCGATCACTGGCAGTGGCGCCAACAAATGGCAGAACGCATTGCCGAACAACTGGATGCAGAACGGTTTGGCGTAAAGGGACTCTATCTGTTAGGTAGCACAAAAAACGGTACGGCTCAGGCCGGAAGCGATATCGATTTACTGGTGCATTTTGGCGGAACGCCCGAACAACGCAAAGAACTGGACCTCTGGTTTGAAGGGTGGAGCTTGTGTCTGGACGAAATGAATTACATGCGCACGGGTTATAAAGCCGGCGGTTTGCTGGATGTCCACTACATCATCGAAGAAGAGATTCTCGATGAGGAAGATATCGCAGAAAAGATTCGCTATCTGGGCCGGGGCGGATTTAAAAAGTTGCTTCTGTCTAATGAAAAGAATTAA
- the mraZ gene encoding division/cell wall cluster transcriptional repressor MraZ: protein MVLQDFAGEFTCQLDNKNRVSIPSGIRKMFLPEAQNTIVFVPGFEMKNVYAYPLNEWQKLTKKLRALNPLDDDAREFVRQFVGVAHYATMDGQGRVMIPDRILSMAGINKEDREMLLIGTLEKFEIWNPKVYEEHRSGKSLTELARLMQQKSSIFDNSE from the coding sequence ATGGTTTTGCAGGATTTTGCAGGTGAGTTTACCTGTCAATTAGACAACAAAAATCGCGTGAGCATTCCTTCTGGCATTCGTAAAATGTTTCTGCCTGAAGCGCAGAACACCATTGTGTTCGTGCCCGGGTTTGAAATGAAAAACGTTTACGCCTATCCCTTAAATGAATGGCAAAAGCTCACCAAAAAACTTCGCGCTTTAAACCCGCTTGATGATGATGCCCGCGAGTTTGTTCGTCAATTTGTCGGGGTAGCTCACTATGCAACCATGGATGGACAGGGACGTGTAATGATTCCCGATCGCATTTTAAGCATGGCCGGTATCAATAAGGAAGACAGGGAAATGTTGCTTATTGGTACTTTAGAAAAATTTGAGATCTGGAATCCTAAGGTATATGAAGAGCACCGCTCCGGTAAAAGTTTAACCGAGCTGGCTCGTTTGATGCAACAAAAAAGCAGTATTTTTGACAACAGTGAATGA
- the rsmH gene encoding 16S rRNA (cytosine(1402)-N(4))-methyltransferase RsmH — MNDHQYHVPVLWEQVCRYLITDRKGIYLDGTLGGGGHAEQILKRLEAQALYIGMDRDADAIAFSLKRLAQFKNVVFYHGVFTEMESAMQKAQVEKLNGVLLDLGISSHQVDEEKRGFTFRSDVPLDMRMDPHNQTLTAQDVLNTYSYRALAKIFRTYGEEARASCIARNIVQAREKAAIKTSGQLVELIDRCVPARFAKKSYARIFQALRIEVNQELDLLTKALAMAVKHLEPGGRLVVISYHSLEDRIVKNFLREQENPCTCPPELPVCVCGRKPTLKQLKPRLITPDEREVAQNPRARSAKMRVGEKQ; from the coding sequence GTGAATGATCACCAGTACCATGTGCCGGTTCTGTGGGAGCAGGTCTGTCGCTACCTGATCACAGACCGGAAGGGCATTTACTTAGACGGTACGCTTGGCGGCGGAGGGCATGCGGAGCAAATCCTCAAACGGCTCGAGGCGCAGGCCCTTTATATTGGCATGGATCGGGACGCGGATGCCATTGCCTTTAGTCTAAAGCGGTTGGCTCAATTTAAAAATGTAGTTTTTTATCATGGGGTTTTTACCGAAATGGAATCGGCAATGCAAAAAGCACAGGTGGAAAAACTAAACGGCGTTTTGCTTGATCTGGGAATTTCAAGTCATCAGGTAGACGAAGAAAAGCGTGGATTTACCTTTCGCAGCGATGTTCCGCTGGATATGCGTATGGATCCCCATAATCAGACGTTAACGGCACAGGATGTGCTGAACACCTACAGCTACCGGGCGCTGGCGAAAATTTTCAGAACCTATGGCGAAGAAGCGCGCGCCTCCTGTATCGCCAGAAATATCGTCCAGGCGCGGGAAAAGGCAGCCATTAAAACTAGTGGGCAATTGGTAGAGCTGATCGATCGTTGTGTCCCGGCCAGATTTGCGAAAAAATCGTATGCCAGAATCTTTCAGGCCCTGCGTATTGAAGTGAATCAGGAATTGGACCTGTTGACAAAGGCATTGGCAATGGCGGTTAAACATTTGGAGCCAGGAGGACGGTTGGTGGTCATTAGTTACCACTCACTGGAAGACCGTATCGTAAAAAACTTTTTACGCGAACAGGAAAATCCATGTACATGCCCGCCGGAATTACCCGTTTGCGTTTGCGGGCGAAAGCCGACCCTTAAACAACTAAAACCCAGGCTCATAACGCCCGATGAGCGAGAAGTCGCTCAAAATCCAAGAGCAAGAAGTGCAAAAATGAGAGTAGGAGAAAAACAATGA